The Lycium ferocissimum isolate CSIRO_LF1 chromosome 10, AGI_CSIRO_Lferr_CH_V1, whole genome shotgun sequence genome window below encodes:
- the LOC132034523 gene encoding shewanella-like protein phosphatase 2: protein MPMESQSNLPCQNLPTLFSSFIDTFVDFSVSGGIFLPQKITSSNNNEPLQTIFPSPTRLIAIGDVHGDFQKSKQAFKLAGLIDEHDKWCGGSTTVVQIGDVLDRGGDELKILYFLEKLKREALKVNGNLITMNGNHEIMNVDGDFRYVTKEGIQEFKDWAFWYCVGNDMKKLCLGLEKDCVKDLFEGIPFEFRGVKPEFFDGIRTRIAALRPKGPISERFLSKNQTVVVVGDSVFVHGGLLTKHVDYGLEKVNEEVRDWICGVKRRVSRDLVRGSNSIVWLRKFSNELAKDCDCSTLEHVLATIPGAKRMIMGHTIQESGINGICDNKAIRIDVGMSKGCSNGLPEVLEIDKDKGLRILTSNPLYRNGKEGSFDAKRSDDRVLLHPELGPKQVEVKT, encoded by the coding sequence ATGCCAATGGAGTCACAGTCAAATCTACCATGCCAAAATCTACctacccttttctcttctttcattgACACATTTGTTGATTTCTCTGTTAGTGGTGGCATTTTTTTACCACAAAAAATCACTTCATCAAACAATAATGAACCATTACAAACAATATTCCCATCACCTACACGTTTAATTGCTATAGGTGATGTTCATGGTGATTTCCAAAAATCCAAACAAGCCTTTAAACTTGCTGGTTTAATTGATGAACATGATAAATGGTGTGGTGGTTCAACTACAGTTGTACAAATAGGTGATGTATTAGACCGTGGTGGTGATGAGTTAAagattctttattttcttgaaaaattaaaaagggaaGCTTTAAAGGTAAATGGTAATTTAATTACTATGAATGGtaatcatgaaattatgaatgttgatgGTGATTTTAGGTATGTTACTAAAGAGGGTATTCAAGAATTTAAAGATTGGGCTTTTTGGTATTGTGTAGGTAATGATATGAAAAAATTATGTCTTGGGTTGGAAAAAGATTGTGTTAAGGATTTATTTGAGGGGATTCCTTTCGAATTTCGCGGTGTTAAACCGGAGTTTTTTGATGGGATTAGGACAAGAATTGCAGCATTGAGGCCAAAGGGGCCGATATCGGAGAGATTTTTATCGAAAAATCAAACAGTTGTTGTGGTTGGAGATTCAGTGTTTGTACATGGTGGACTTTTGACTAAACATGTTGATTATGGATTGGAGAAAGTGAATGAGGAAGTGAGGGATTGGATTTGTGGGGTAAAGAGAAGAGTTTCGAGGGATTTGGTGAGAGGAAGTAATTCGATTGTTTGGTTGAGGAAGTTTTCGAATGAGTTAGCGAAGGATTGTGATTGTTCGACTCTTGAGCACGTGCTTGCTACGATTCCAGGAGCGAAGAGGATGATAATGGGACATACAATTCAAGAAAGTGGGATAAACGGAATTTGTGATAACAAAGCCATAAGGATTGATGTTGGAATGTCAAAGGGATGTAGTAATGGATTGCCTGAGGTATTAGAGATTGATAAGGATAAAGGGTTGAGAATTTTGACATCGAATCCGTTGTATAGAAATGGAAAGGAGGGTTCTTTCGATGCTAAACGTAGTGATGATCGTGTTTTGCTGCACCCTGAACTAGGACCAAAGCAAGTTGAGGTGAAGACATAG